A single window of Bombus pascuorum chromosome 1, iyBomPasc1.1, whole genome shotgun sequence DNA harbors:
- the LOC132916073 gene encoding cytoplasmic dynein 1 intermediate chain isoform X4, with translation MMSDRKAELERKKAKLQAIREEKERRRREKEQKDVEEATVRAAGTDKDHRKELDAMLSSLGVAPVSDVLSSLSSMNSLTPEQSTNATPDASLQPSSINSAQSSSARKKNRELTIVSVAHTNIPPKEPVVYTKQTQTIQTSHTSHDGLSASSSAYTIYSSCSTTTPTHSYSAGYFETDWWRPRKGGSAPNYLSHAFDYYDEYNLNPGLEWEDEFTAEDEENSLPHMDGFQSKLPPGILPHGLPQVKEVQPAVTQVEQEKEKEKPKEVQELSEEEKQMIILSEDFQRFLDRTSRIVERALGESVNIYSDYTGTMDGEDGMDEKSHQRLWLNRWFFCDRWSRNRCVTSMDWSPQFPELLAASYNNNDDTPNDPDGVCLVWNTKFKKTTPEFIFHCQSPVMSTTFARFHPNLILGGTYSGQIVLWDNRVQKRTPIQRTPLSASAHTHPVYCLNVVGAQNAHNLISISTDGKLCSWSLDMLSQPQETLELHTKQSKAIAATCLAFPHGDVNNFVVGSEEGTVYSACRHGTKAGVLDSYEGHQGPVTGISTHAVQGGIDFSHLFLTSSIDWTIKLWSLKESKPLYSFEHNGDYVYDVAWSPTHPALFAAVDDSGRLDLWNLNQDTEVPTASIVINGSPALNRVSWTPSGLHVTVGDDTGKIWVYDVAEHLAHPRIDEWNKFLYTQQELKHNKADEELHKLNLREPTSLTSMPPLLATCPLR, from the exons ATGATGTCTGACAGAAAAGCAGaacttgaaagaaaaaaagccaAACTTCAGGCTAttagagaagaaaaggaaagacgtagaagagaaaaagaacagaaagat gTTGAGGAAGCTACAGTTCGTGCTGCAGGAACGGATAAAGATCATCGGAAAGAATTAGATGCTATGCTTTCATCCTTGGGGGTAGCACCGGTGTCag ATGTCTTATCCAGTTTATCTAGTATGAATTCTTTGACTCCAGAACAAAGTACTAATGCTACTCCCGATGCTAGTTTACAGCCATCTAGTATAAATTCTGCTCAGag CAGCAGTGCCAGGAAGAAGAATCGGGAACTAACGATTGTTTCTGTGGCACATACCAATATTCCTCCAAAAGAACCAGTTGTTTATACCAAACAAACACAAACTATTCAAACATCGCACACATCTCACGACG GACTGTCCGCATCTTCTTCTGCATACACCATCTACTCCTCCTGTtcaacaacaacaccaactCACTCTTACTCCGCAGGCTACTTTGAGACTGACTGGTGGCGTCCCAGGAAAGGTGGGTCTGCACCAAACTACCTAT CTCATGCATTCGACTATTACG ACGAGTACAATCTAAATCCTGGTTTAGAATGGGAGGACGAATTTACAG CCGAAGACGAAGAGAACAGTTTGCCGCATATGGATGGTTTCCAAAGCAAGCTTCCTCCTGGAATTCTTCCCCATGGTTTACCACAGGTTAAGGAAGTGCAGCCAGCGGTTACACAAGTGGAgcaagaaaaggaaaaagaaaaacctaAAGAAg TACAAGAACTCAGCGAAGAAGAGAAACAAATGATCATACTATCTGAAGATTTTCAACGATTCCTTGATCGTACTAGTAGAATTGTGGAAAGGGCATTAGGAGAATCTGTCAATATTTATAGCGATTATACCGGTACCATGGATGGTGAAGATGGAAT GGACGAAAAGAGTCATCAGCGTTTGTGGTTAAATCGATGGTTCTTCTGCGATCGATGGTCTCGTAATCGTTGTGTGACCTCGATGGATTGGTCACCTCAGTTTCCAGAACTTCTTGCAGCCTCCTATAACAATAACGACGACACTCCAAACGATCCCGATGGAGTGTGTTTGGTTTGGAACACAAAGTTTAAGAAAACAACACcggaatttattttccattgtCAGTCTCCGGTTATGTCGACCACGTTCGCAAGATTTCATCCTAATTTAATCTTAGGGGGTACTTATTCCGGACAAATCGTTCTCTGGGACAATAGAGTACAAAAGAGAACTCCTATTCAACGAACTCCACTATCAGCAAGCGCACATACT caTCCTGTATATTGTCTAAACGTTGTTGGGGCACAAAACGCGCACAATTTGATAAGCATATCAACCGATGGCAAACTGTGCTCCTGGAGTTTAGACATGTTGTCACAACCGCAAGAGACATTGGAGCTTCACACTAAACAGTCGAAAGCAATTGCTGCCACTTGTTTGGCGTTCCCTCATGGCGATGTTAATAATTTCGTTGTAGGCAGCGAAGAAGGAACTGTATATTCCG CTTGTCGTCATGGTACAAAAGCTGGTGTATTAGATTCTTACGAAGGTCATCAAGGACCAGTTACAGGAATTAGTACACACGCCGTACAAGGTGGAATAGATTTCTCACATCTATTCTTAACATCGTCCATCGATTGGACGATCAAGCTCTGGAGTCTTAAAGAGAGCAAACCTCTATATTCTTTCGAGCACAACGGTGATTACGTTTATGACGTTGCGTGGTCACCGACCCATCCAGCTCTCTTTGCCGCGGTAGACGATTCAGGACGATTAGATTTATGGAATTTGAATCAAGATACCGAAGTACCCACCGCTAGTATCGTGATCAATGGTTCTCCGGCTCTTAACAGAGTTTCATGGACACCGAGCGGTTTACACGTAACCGTTGGTGATGATACTGGAAAGATTTGGGTGTACGATGTTGCCGAG cATCTGGCACATCCAAGAATCGACGAGTGGAACAAATTCTTGTACACTCAGCAAGAGCTGAAACACAACAAAGCGGACGAAGAACTGCATAAACTTAATTTAAGAGAACCTACTTCGTTAACTTCCATGCCTCCGCTGCTAGCGACGTGTCCCCTCagataa
- the LOC132916073 gene encoding cytoplasmic dynein 1 intermediate chain isoform X9 has protein sequence MMSDRKAELERKKAKLQAIREEKERRRREKEQKDVEEATVRAAGTDKDHRKELDAMLSSLGVAPVSDVLSSLSSMNSLTPEQSTNATPDASLQPSSINSAQSSSARKKNRELTIVSVAHTNIPPKEPVVYTKQTQTIQTSHTSHDGLSASSSAYTIYSSCSTTTPTHSYSAGYFETDWWRPRKGGSAPNYLSHAFDYYVLTFDDGQAEDEENSLPHMDGFQSKLPPGILPHGLPQVKEVQPAVTQVEQEKEKEKPKEVQELSEEEKQMIILSEDFQRFLDRTSRIVERALGESVNIYSDYTGTMDGEDGMDEKSHQRLWLNRWFFCDRWSRNRCVTSMDWSPQFPELLAASYNNNDDTPNDPDGVCLVWNTKFKKTTPEFIFHCQSPVMSTTFARFHPNLILGGTYSGQIVLWDNRVQKRTPIQRTPLSASAHTHPVYCLNVVGAQNAHNLISISTDGKLCSWSLDMLSQPQETLELHTKQSKAIAATCLAFPHGDVNNFVVGSEEGTVYSACRHGTKAGVLDSYEGHQGPVTGISTHAVQGGIDFSHLFLTSSIDWTIKLWSLKESKPLYSFEHNGDYVYDVAWSPTHPALFAAVDDSGRLDLWNLNQDTEVPTASIVINGSPALNRVSWTPSGLHVTVGDDTGKIWVYDVAEHLAHPRIDEWNKFLYTQQELKHNKADEELHKLNLREPTSLTSMPPLLATCPLR, from the exons ATGATGTCTGACAGAAAAGCAGaacttgaaagaaaaaaagccaAACTTCAGGCTAttagagaagaaaaggaaagacgtagaagagaaaaagaacagaaagat gTTGAGGAAGCTACAGTTCGTGCTGCAGGAACGGATAAAGATCATCGGAAAGAATTAGATGCTATGCTTTCATCCTTGGGGGTAGCACCGGTGTCag ATGTCTTATCCAGTTTATCTAGTATGAATTCTTTGACTCCAGAACAAAGTACTAATGCTACTCCCGATGCTAGTTTACAGCCATCTAGTATAAATTCTGCTCAGag CAGCAGTGCCAGGAAGAAGAATCGGGAACTAACGATTGTTTCTGTGGCACATACCAATATTCCTCCAAAAGAACCAGTTGTTTATACCAAACAAACACAAACTATTCAAACATCGCACACATCTCACGACG GACTGTCCGCATCTTCTTCTGCATACACCATCTACTCCTCCTGTtcaacaacaacaccaactCACTCTTACTCCGCAGGCTACTTTGAGACTGACTGGTGGCGTCCCAGGAAAGGTGGGTCTGCACCAAACTACCTAT CTCATGCATTCGACTATTACG TTTTGACATTTGATGATGGCCAAGCCGAAGACGAAGAGAACAGTTTGCCGCATATGGATGGTTTCCAAAGCAAGCTTCCTCCTGGAATTCTTCCCCATGGTTTACCACAGGTTAAGGAAGTGCAGCCAGCGGTTACACAAGTGGAgcaagaaaaggaaaaagaaaaacctaAAGAAg TACAAGAACTCAGCGAAGAAGAGAAACAAATGATCATACTATCTGAAGATTTTCAACGATTCCTTGATCGTACTAGTAGAATTGTGGAAAGGGCATTAGGAGAATCTGTCAATATTTATAGCGATTATACCGGTACCATGGATGGTGAAGATGGAAT GGACGAAAAGAGTCATCAGCGTTTGTGGTTAAATCGATGGTTCTTCTGCGATCGATGGTCTCGTAATCGTTGTGTGACCTCGATGGATTGGTCACCTCAGTTTCCAGAACTTCTTGCAGCCTCCTATAACAATAACGACGACACTCCAAACGATCCCGATGGAGTGTGTTTGGTTTGGAACACAAAGTTTAAGAAAACAACACcggaatttattttccattgtCAGTCTCCGGTTATGTCGACCACGTTCGCAAGATTTCATCCTAATTTAATCTTAGGGGGTACTTATTCCGGACAAATCGTTCTCTGGGACAATAGAGTACAAAAGAGAACTCCTATTCAACGAACTCCACTATCAGCAAGCGCACATACT caTCCTGTATATTGTCTAAACGTTGTTGGGGCACAAAACGCGCACAATTTGATAAGCATATCAACCGATGGCAAACTGTGCTCCTGGAGTTTAGACATGTTGTCACAACCGCAAGAGACATTGGAGCTTCACACTAAACAGTCGAAAGCAATTGCTGCCACTTGTTTGGCGTTCCCTCATGGCGATGTTAATAATTTCGTTGTAGGCAGCGAAGAAGGAACTGTATATTCCG CTTGTCGTCATGGTACAAAAGCTGGTGTATTAGATTCTTACGAAGGTCATCAAGGACCAGTTACAGGAATTAGTACACACGCCGTACAAGGTGGAATAGATTTCTCACATCTATTCTTAACATCGTCCATCGATTGGACGATCAAGCTCTGGAGTCTTAAAGAGAGCAAACCTCTATATTCTTTCGAGCACAACGGTGATTACGTTTATGACGTTGCGTGGTCACCGACCCATCCAGCTCTCTTTGCCGCGGTAGACGATTCAGGACGATTAGATTTATGGAATTTGAATCAAGATACCGAAGTACCCACCGCTAGTATCGTGATCAATGGTTCTCCGGCTCTTAACAGAGTTTCATGGACACCGAGCGGTTTACACGTAACCGTTGGTGATGATACTGGAAAGATTTGGGTGTACGATGTTGCCGAG cATCTGGCACATCCAAGAATCGACGAGTGGAACAAATTCTTGTACACTCAGCAAGAGCTGAAACACAACAAAGCGGACGAAGAACTGCATAAACTTAATTTAAGAGAACCTACTTCGTTAACTTCCATGCCTCCGCTGCTAGCGACGTGTCCCCTCagataa
- the LOC132916073 gene encoding cytoplasmic dynein 1 intermediate chain isoform X27, which produces MMSDRKAELERKKAKLQAIREEKERRRREKEQKDVEEATVRAAGTDKDHRKELDAMLSSLGVAPVSDVLSSLSSMNSLTPEQSTNATPDASLQPSSINSAQSSSARKKNRELTIVSVAHTNIPPKEPVVYTKQTQTIQTSHTSHDGYFETDWWRPRKAHAFDYYVLTFDDGQAEDEENSLPHMDGFQSKLPPGILPHGLPQVKEVQPAVTQVEQEKEKEKPKEVQELSEEEKQMIILSEDFQRFLDRTSRIVERALGESVNIYSDYTGTMDGEDGMDEKSHQRLWLNRWFFCDRWSRNRCVTSMDWSPQFPELLAASYNNNDDTPNDPDGVCLVWNTKFKKTTPEFIFHCQSPVMSTTFARFHPNLILGGTYSGQIVLWDNRVQKRTPIQRTPLSASAHTHPVYCLNVVGAQNAHNLISISTDGKLCSWSLDMLSQPQETLELHTKQSKAIAATCLAFPHGDVNNFVVGSEEGTVYSACRHGTKAGVLDSYEGHQGPVTGISTHAVQGGIDFSHLFLTSSIDWTIKLWSLKESKPLYSFEHNGDYVYDVAWSPTHPALFAAVDDSGRLDLWNLNQDTEVPTASIVINGSPALNRVSWTPSGLHVTVGDDTGKIWVYDVAEHLAHPRIDEWNKFLYTQQELKHNKADEELHKLNLREPTSLTSMPPLLATCPLR; this is translated from the exons ATGATGTCTGACAGAAAAGCAGaacttgaaagaaaaaaagccaAACTTCAGGCTAttagagaagaaaaggaaagacgtagaagagaaaaagaacagaaagat gTTGAGGAAGCTACAGTTCGTGCTGCAGGAACGGATAAAGATCATCGGAAAGAATTAGATGCTATGCTTTCATCCTTGGGGGTAGCACCGGTGTCag ATGTCTTATCCAGTTTATCTAGTATGAATTCTTTGACTCCAGAACAAAGTACTAATGCTACTCCCGATGCTAGTTTACAGCCATCTAGTATAAATTCTGCTCAGag CAGCAGTGCCAGGAAGAAGAATCGGGAACTAACGATTGTTTCTGTGGCACATACCAATATTCCTCCAAAAGAACCAGTTGTTTATACCAAACAAACACAAACTATTCAAACATCGCACACATCTCACGACG GCTACTTTGAGACTGACTGGTGGCGTCCCAGGAAAG CTCATGCATTCGACTATTACG TTTTGACATTTGATGATGGCCAAGCCGAAGACGAAGAGAACAGTTTGCCGCATATGGATGGTTTCCAAAGCAAGCTTCCTCCTGGAATTCTTCCCCATGGTTTACCACAGGTTAAGGAAGTGCAGCCAGCGGTTACACAAGTGGAgcaagaaaaggaaaaagaaaaacctaAAGAAg TACAAGAACTCAGCGAAGAAGAGAAACAAATGATCATACTATCTGAAGATTTTCAACGATTCCTTGATCGTACTAGTAGAATTGTGGAAAGGGCATTAGGAGAATCTGTCAATATTTATAGCGATTATACCGGTACCATGGATGGTGAAGATGGAAT GGACGAAAAGAGTCATCAGCGTTTGTGGTTAAATCGATGGTTCTTCTGCGATCGATGGTCTCGTAATCGTTGTGTGACCTCGATGGATTGGTCACCTCAGTTTCCAGAACTTCTTGCAGCCTCCTATAACAATAACGACGACACTCCAAACGATCCCGATGGAGTGTGTTTGGTTTGGAACACAAAGTTTAAGAAAACAACACcggaatttattttccattgtCAGTCTCCGGTTATGTCGACCACGTTCGCAAGATTTCATCCTAATTTAATCTTAGGGGGTACTTATTCCGGACAAATCGTTCTCTGGGACAATAGAGTACAAAAGAGAACTCCTATTCAACGAACTCCACTATCAGCAAGCGCACATACT caTCCTGTATATTGTCTAAACGTTGTTGGGGCACAAAACGCGCACAATTTGATAAGCATATCAACCGATGGCAAACTGTGCTCCTGGAGTTTAGACATGTTGTCACAACCGCAAGAGACATTGGAGCTTCACACTAAACAGTCGAAAGCAATTGCTGCCACTTGTTTGGCGTTCCCTCATGGCGATGTTAATAATTTCGTTGTAGGCAGCGAAGAAGGAACTGTATATTCCG CTTGTCGTCATGGTACAAAAGCTGGTGTATTAGATTCTTACGAAGGTCATCAAGGACCAGTTACAGGAATTAGTACACACGCCGTACAAGGTGGAATAGATTTCTCACATCTATTCTTAACATCGTCCATCGATTGGACGATCAAGCTCTGGAGTCTTAAAGAGAGCAAACCTCTATATTCTTTCGAGCACAACGGTGATTACGTTTATGACGTTGCGTGGTCACCGACCCATCCAGCTCTCTTTGCCGCGGTAGACGATTCAGGACGATTAGATTTATGGAATTTGAATCAAGATACCGAAGTACCCACCGCTAGTATCGTGATCAATGGTTCTCCGGCTCTTAACAGAGTTTCATGGACACCGAGCGGTTTACACGTAACCGTTGGTGATGATACTGGAAAGATTTGGGTGTACGATGTTGCCGAG cATCTGGCACATCCAAGAATCGACGAGTGGAACAAATTCTTGTACACTCAGCAAGAGCTGAAACACAACAAAGCGGACGAAGAACTGCATAAACTTAATTTAAGAGAACCTACTTCGTTAACTTCCATGCCTCCGCTGCTAGCGACGTGTCCCCTCagataa
- the LOC132916073 gene encoding cytoplasmic dynein 1 intermediate chain isoform X8, with product MMSDRKAELERKKAKLQAIREEKERRRREKEQKDVEEATVRAAGTDKDHRKELDAMLSSLGVAPVSDVLSSLSSMNSLTPEQSTNATPDASLQPSSINSAQSSSARKKNRELTIVSVAHTNIPPKEPVVYTKQTQTIQTSHTSHDGLSASSSAYTIYSSCSTTTPTHSYSAGYFETDWWRPRKAHAFDYYDEYNLNPGLEWEDEFTAEDEENSLPHMDGFQSKLPPGILPHGLPQVKEVQPAVTQVEQEKEKEKPKEVQELSEEEKQMIILSEDFQRFLDRTSRIVERALGESVNIYSDYTGTMDGEDGMDEKSHQRLWLNRWFFCDRWSRNRCVTSMDWSPQFPELLAASYNNNDDTPNDPDGVCLVWNTKFKKTTPEFIFHCQSPVMSTTFARFHPNLILGGTYSGQIVLWDNRVQKRTPIQRTPLSASAHTHPVYCLNVVGAQNAHNLISISTDGKLCSWSLDMLSQPQETLELHTKQSKAIAATCLAFPHGDVNNFVVGSEEGTVYSACRHGTKAGVLDSYEGHQGPVTGISTHAVQGGIDFSHLFLTSSIDWTIKLWSLKESKPLYSFEHNGDYVYDVAWSPTHPALFAAVDDSGRLDLWNLNQDTEVPTASIVINGSPALNRVSWTPSGLHVTVGDDTGKIWVYDVAEHLAHPRIDEWNKFLYTQQELKHNKADEELHKLNLREPTSLTSMPPLLATCPLR from the exons ATGATGTCTGACAGAAAAGCAGaacttgaaagaaaaaaagccaAACTTCAGGCTAttagagaagaaaaggaaagacgtagaagagaaaaagaacagaaagat gTTGAGGAAGCTACAGTTCGTGCTGCAGGAACGGATAAAGATCATCGGAAAGAATTAGATGCTATGCTTTCATCCTTGGGGGTAGCACCGGTGTCag ATGTCTTATCCAGTTTATCTAGTATGAATTCTTTGACTCCAGAACAAAGTACTAATGCTACTCCCGATGCTAGTTTACAGCCATCTAGTATAAATTCTGCTCAGag CAGCAGTGCCAGGAAGAAGAATCGGGAACTAACGATTGTTTCTGTGGCACATACCAATATTCCTCCAAAAGAACCAGTTGTTTATACCAAACAAACACAAACTATTCAAACATCGCACACATCTCACGACG GACTGTCCGCATCTTCTTCTGCATACACCATCTACTCCTCCTGTtcaacaacaacaccaactCACTCTTACTCCGCAGGCTACTTTGAGACTGACTGGTGGCGTCCCAGGAAAG CTCATGCATTCGACTATTACG ACGAGTACAATCTAAATCCTGGTTTAGAATGGGAGGACGAATTTACAG CCGAAGACGAAGAGAACAGTTTGCCGCATATGGATGGTTTCCAAAGCAAGCTTCCTCCTGGAATTCTTCCCCATGGTTTACCACAGGTTAAGGAAGTGCAGCCAGCGGTTACACAAGTGGAgcaagaaaaggaaaaagaaaaacctaAAGAAg TACAAGAACTCAGCGAAGAAGAGAAACAAATGATCATACTATCTGAAGATTTTCAACGATTCCTTGATCGTACTAGTAGAATTGTGGAAAGGGCATTAGGAGAATCTGTCAATATTTATAGCGATTATACCGGTACCATGGATGGTGAAGATGGAAT GGACGAAAAGAGTCATCAGCGTTTGTGGTTAAATCGATGGTTCTTCTGCGATCGATGGTCTCGTAATCGTTGTGTGACCTCGATGGATTGGTCACCTCAGTTTCCAGAACTTCTTGCAGCCTCCTATAACAATAACGACGACACTCCAAACGATCCCGATGGAGTGTGTTTGGTTTGGAACACAAAGTTTAAGAAAACAACACcggaatttattttccattgtCAGTCTCCGGTTATGTCGACCACGTTCGCAAGATTTCATCCTAATTTAATCTTAGGGGGTACTTATTCCGGACAAATCGTTCTCTGGGACAATAGAGTACAAAAGAGAACTCCTATTCAACGAACTCCACTATCAGCAAGCGCACATACT caTCCTGTATATTGTCTAAACGTTGTTGGGGCACAAAACGCGCACAATTTGATAAGCATATCAACCGATGGCAAACTGTGCTCCTGGAGTTTAGACATGTTGTCACAACCGCAAGAGACATTGGAGCTTCACACTAAACAGTCGAAAGCAATTGCTGCCACTTGTTTGGCGTTCCCTCATGGCGATGTTAATAATTTCGTTGTAGGCAGCGAAGAAGGAACTGTATATTCCG CTTGTCGTCATGGTACAAAAGCTGGTGTATTAGATTCTTACGAAGGTCATCAAGGACCAGTTACAGGAATTAGTACACACGCCGTACAAGGTGGAATAGATTTCTCACATCTATTCTTAACATCGTCCATCGATTGGACGATCAAGCTCTGGAGTCTTAAAGAGAGCAAACCTCTATATTCTTTCGAGCACAACGGTGATTACGTTTATGACGTTGCGTGGTCACCGACCCATCCAGCTCTCTTTGCCGCGGTAGACGATTCAGGACGATTAGATTTATGGAATTTGAATCAAGATACCGAAGTACCCACCGCTAGTATCGTGATCAATGGTTCTCCGGCTCTTAACAGAGTTTCATGGACACCGAGCGGTTTACACGTAACCGTTGGTGATGATACTGGAAAGATTTGGGTGTACGATGTTGCCGAG cATCTGGCACATCCAAGAATCGACGAGTGGAACAAATTCTTGTACACTCAGCAAGAGCTGAAACACAACAAAGCGGACGAAGAACTGCATAAACTTAATTTAAGAGAACCTACTTCGTTAACTTCCATGCCTCCGCTGCTAGCGACGTGTCCCCTCagataa
- the LOC132916073 gene encoding cytoplasmic dynein 1 intermediate chain isoform X5, with product MMSDRKAELERKKAKLQAIREEKERRRREKEQKDVEEATVRAAGTDKDHRKELDAMLSSLGVAPVSDVLSSLSSMNSLTPEQSTNATPDASLQPSSINSAQSSSARKKNRELTIVSVAHTNIPPKEPVVYTKQTQTIQTSHTSHDGLSASSSAYTIYSSCSTTTPTHSYSAGYFETDWWRPRKAHAFDYYDEYNLNPGLEWEDEFTVLTFDDGQAEDEENSLPHMDGFQSKLPPGILPHGLPQVKEVQPAVTQVEQEKEKEKPKEVQELSEEEKQMIILSEDFQRFLDRTSRIVERALGESVNIYSDYTGTMDGEDGMDEKSHQRLWLNRWFFCDRWSRNRCVTSMDWSPQFPELLAASYNNNDDTPNDPDGVCLVWNTKFKKTTPEFIFHCQSPVMSTTFARFHPNLILGGTYSGQIVLWDNRVQKRTPIQRTPLSASAHTHPVYCLNVVGAQNAHNLISISTDGKLCSWSLDMLSQPQETLELHTKQSKAIAATCLAFPHGDVNNFVVGSEEGTVYSACRHGTKAGVLDSYEGHQGPVTGISTHAVQGGIDFSHLFLTSSIDWTIKLWSLKESKPLYSFEHNGDYVYDVAWSPTHPALFAAVDDSGRLDLWNLNQDTEVPTASIVINGSPALNRVSWTPSGLHVTVGDDTGKIWVYDVAEHLAHPRIDEWNKFLYTQQELKHNKADEELHKLNLREPTSLTSMPPLLATCPLR from the exons ATGATGTCTGACAGAAAAGCAGaacttgaaagaaaaaaagccaAACTTCAGGCTAttagagaagaaaaggaaagacgtagaagagaaaaagaacagaaagat gTTGAGGAAGCTACAGTTCGTGCTGCAGGAACGGATAAAGATCATCGGAAAGAATTAGATGCTATGCTTTCATCCTTGGGGGTAGCACCGGTGTCag ATGTCTTATCCAGTTTATCTAGTATGAATTCTTTGACTCCAGAACAAAGTACTAATGCTACTCCCGATGCTAGTTTACAGCCATCTAGTATAAATTCTGCTCAGag CAGCAGTGCCAGGAAGAAGAATCGGGAACTAACGATTGTTTCTGTGGCACATACCAATATTCCTCCAAAAGAACCAGTTGTTTATACCAAACAAACACAAACTATTCAAACATCGCACACATCTCACGACG GACTGTCCGCATCTTCTTCTGCATACACCATCTACTCCTCCTGTtcaacaacaacaccaactCACTCTTACTCCGCAGGCTACTTTGAGACTGACTGGTGGCGTCCCAGGAAAG CTCATGCATTCGACTATTACG ACGAGTACAATCTAAATCCTGGTTTAGAATGGGAGGACGAATTTACAG TTTTGACATTTGATGATGGCCAAGCCGAAGACGAAGAGAACAGTTTGCCGCATATGGATGGTTTCCAAAGCAAGCTTCCTCCTGGAATTCTTCCCCATGGTTTACCACAGGTTAAGGAAGTGCAGCCAGCGGTTACACAAGTGGAgcaagaaaaggaaaaagaaaaacctaAAGAAg TACAAGAACTCAGCGAAGAAGAGAAACAAATGATCATACTATCTGAAGATTTTCAACGATTCCTTGATCGTACTAGTAGAATTGTGGAAAGGGCATTAGGAGAATCTGTCAATATTTATAGCGATTATACCGGTACCATGGATGGTGAAGATGGAAT GGACGAAAAGAGTCATCAGCGTTTGTGGTTAAATCGATGGTTCTTCTGCGATCGATGGTCTCGTAATCGTTGTGTGACCTCGATGGATTGGTCACCTCAGTTTCCAGAACTTCTTGCAGCCTCCTATAACAATAACGACGACACTCCAAACGATCCCGATGGAGTGTGTTTGGTTTGGAACACAAAGTTTAAGAAAACAACACcggaatttattttccattgtCAGTCTCCGGTTATGTCGACCACGTTCGCAAGATTTCATCCTAATTTAATCTTAGGGGGTACTTATTCCGGACAAATCGTTCTCTGGGACAATAGAGTACAAAAGAGAACTCCTATTCAACGAACTCCACTATCAGCAAGCGCACATACT caTCCTGTATATTGTCTAAACGTTGTTGGGGCACAAAACGCGCACAATTTGATAAGCATATCAACCGATGGCAAACTGTGCTCCTGGAGTTTAGACATGTTGTCACAACCGCAAGAGACATTGGAGCTTCACACTAAACAGTCGAAAGCAATTGCTGCCACTTGTTTGGCGTTCCCTCATGGCGATGTTAATAATTTCGTTGTAGGCAGCGAAGAAGGAACTGTATATTCCG CTTGTCGTCATGGTACAAAAGCTGGTGTATTAGATTCTTACGAAGGTCATCAAGGACCAGTTACAGGAATTAGTACACACGCCGTACAAGGTGGAATAGATTTCTCACATCTATTCTTAACATCGTCCATCGATTGGACGATCAAGCTCTGGAGTCTTAAAGAGAGCAAACCTCTATATTCTTTCGAGCACAACGGTGATTACGTTTATGACGTTGCGTGGTCACCGACCCATCCAGCTCTCTTTGCCGCGGTAGACGATTCAGGACGATTAGATTTATGGAATTTGAATCAAGATACCGAAGTACCCACCGCTAGTATCGTGATCAATGGTTCTCCGGCTCTTAACAGAGTTTCATGGACACCGAGCGGTTTACACGTAACCGTTGGTGATGATACTGGAAAGATTTGGGTGTACGATGTTGCCGAG cATCTGGCACATCCAAGAATCGACGAGTGGAACAAATTCTTGTACACTCAGCAAGAGCTGAAACACAACAAAGCGGACGAAGAACTGCATAAACTTAATTTAAGAGAACCTACTTCGTTAACTTCCATGCCTCCGCTGCTAGCGACGTGTCCCCTCagataa